Within the Vicinamibacteria bacterium genome, the region CGCGCGACCGTTCTTAGCGCCGCATCTTTGGCGAGGCTGGAAGCTCATCGGGCTTCTAGAAAAACCTGCCGCCTGAACGTGGGTGGAGCTGACGGCGTCCACTATCGGAACGGGTGCGGTGGTTCGACAGACGTCGAGGCATGCGGTGGCGTTTTAAGAGCAAGACCCTAGAGCGCGGCCGCGGTGATGCCGTGCGGGCGGCGCCCTTCGACGCGCGCCAACTCACCGGGGCAGACGAACAGGGATTAACTCTGGCCGCCACAACCCATCCATCGTGCTAGACGCGTCCATTGCCTTGGCGCAGAATCCGTCTGATGACCAGCTGGTTCAATCCGAAGACCGAGAAGCGCGTCAGCCATATCCAGGGGCGGGGGCTCTTCGCTCGGGATGCGATCGCGGCCGGTGAGATCGTAGCCGTCAAGGGCGGCTCCATCATGGACCGCTCGACCTTGGCCGTGGTCGGGTCGGAGATCGCGGCCGCCGAGATTCAGGTCGAGGACAATCTGTTCATCGCGCCGCGCACCGCGGTGGAGCGCGAAGCGAACATGCTTTACCTCAACCACTCGTGTGCCCCGAACGTCGGAGTGCGCGGCCAGATTACATTCGTCGCGATGCGCGATGTCTCGCCAGGATCTGAGCTCACGATCGACTACGCGATGATTGACGGCGATCCCTCTGAGCGAATGGTGTGCTCGTGTGGCACACGTGGGTGCCGCAAGGTGATCACGGGGGAGGACTGGCGCTTGCCCGAGCTGCAACGGAGGTACGCGGGCTACTTTTCTCGGTACATCGAGGATCGGGTTGCTGTCGACGCGGGCGGCCAAACGACGAGCTGAGCCCAGAGCCGCGCGACGGACGAGGCGCTTGGGGTCCTCGGCATCCGTTGCAGTTTAAGCCGCAGGCGTTCGGTAGAGCGCGGTCAGGTAGGTGATAACTGTGAGTGGTAGCGTTGGGAATGACCGCTCTGTCCTGCCTGTGGCACGAGGGTCATGGTCGCTGTGCCCGCCAGAAGCCGCGAGCCGAGGCTGCTCTAGGAGGAATATGCGGCAAGTCATGGGATCGATCGAAGGTGAATACCGGCGATATAAAAAGCTCGGTGAAACGGCGATGGAGCAGCTCACCGATGAGCAGCTGTCCTTGGCAAACACGGTCGCCGGCAACTCCATTGCGACCCTCGTATGGCACATTTCAGGCAACCTCGCGTCGCGATTCACGGATTTCCTCGAATCCGACGGCGAGAAGCCCTGGCGTGACCGAGACGAGGAGTTCCTCCACCGGACCGTTCCCCGGGCTGAACTCCTGGCGAAGTGGGAGAAGGGCTGGGCGATTCTTCTTCAATCCCTGGCCCAACTCGACGACGAGAGGCTGCACGCTCCGGTGAAGATCCGCGGAGTGCCGCTCTCGGTCCATGAAGCTCTGCATCGGTCGCTTGCGCACACGAGCTACCATGTTGGCCAAATAGTCTTTCTGGCCAAGGCGCTCCGAGGTGCCGACTGGAGATACCTGACCATTCCCCCAGGCGGGTCGGCGGCCTACAACGAGAACCCCTTCGCGGAGAAGCCCCCCCGACCGTCCCCGTGAAGGAAGGGGAAAAGCCGCGGCCGAAACAGCCGTCGGCTCCCGTCGAGAGTCGACGCGCGAAGCAAGACGGTTGCACTAGCGGGCAGGCAGTGATTGGGAGTCCACCCGCGGGCGCCTGAGCCGGCGGTCGGGCCAAAGACAGCCCGCGACTGATCTACCGAGCGCAGCAATGTCCCCGTGGGTTGAGGTACGTGAGCGATGATCTTCATGGTGATCGAGAACTTCCGGTCCGGCCAAGCTCCTGAGGTGTACCGTCGCTTCCGTGACCGGGGACGTATGGCGCCGGGCGGGGTGGGGTACGTCTCGAGTTGGGTTGATCTCGGATTCCGGCGCTGCTTCCAAGTGATGGAGGCGGACAGCGAGGCCCTCCTGCGGGCGTGGACAGCCCAGTGGGAGGACCTGATCGAGTTTGAGATCATTCCCGTGAGAACGTCGGTGGAAGCGGCCCGGGCCATTGCGCCCGAGCTCTGAGGGCGCGGACTTGACAGGAGACCGCTGGGTCTGGAAAATGACTCTACGGTCAGTCCACTGACCGTAGAGGTCAGATGGGCGCCCTGCGCAAGAGCAAGACCAAAAGGGACGTTGTCACAGAGTTCCGCCACGGGGAAATCCTGGAGGCGGCCCGCCGTGTGTTCGCGCGCCGGGGCTTTACAGAGGCGTCCGTGGAGGCGATTGCCCAGGAGGCGGGGCTGGCCAAAGGCACGGTTTACCTCTACTACGCCTCCAAGCGCGCGCTATACTGGGCGGCCTTGCGCCACGGGCTGCTCGGCCTCGGCGAGGAGCTGGCACGGCGCGTCGCGGCTGCGGAGTCCCTCCGGGAGAAGATCCGGGCCTTCGTGGACACCAAGGTGTCGTACTTCGAGGAGCACCGTGACTTCGTGCAGATCTACTACGCCGAGTTCGCCAACGCGGTGGCCCACCCCTGTGCACCCCTTCGGGACTTCCGGGATTTCTACCTGCAGCAGGTCGGCATCCTGAAGGCAGAGATCCGCGAAGCCGTGCGGAAGCGGGCCATCGGCCGCGTCTCCGAAGAAGCGGCGGCCTTCGCTATCTTCGACCTGACCCGGGGCGTGATCATGCGGCGGATGCTGGGCTGGTCTCGGTCGCGCCCAAAGGAGGACATCGATTTCGTGGTAGACCTGGCCTGGCGGGGGTTGGCCCCGCGATGAAATACCGGCTCGCTGTTCTCAGCGCGGTCGTCTTGGTGCCGCCGGCCGCCATCGCGCAGCAGGGGGTTCCGCCCTCCGTCTTCCAGGGTGGGGTGCCCACGGGCGAGGCCACTTCTGATGAGCTCTCGCTCTCTATCTCCGACGCGGTGGAACGTGGACTCCACTACAACCTAGGGCTCATCCTGGGGCGGGAGGACGTGCGCGCGGCTCAGGGCGCGCGGGGAGAAGCTCGGGCCGATCTGCTCCCGCAGGTGCGGGCGGGACTTCTGGAGACCCGCCAGAAGATCAACCTCGCCTCCTTCGGGTTTACCGGCTTCCCCGGCCTCCCCGAAATTGTGGGCCCTTTCAATGTCTTCGACGCCCGCGCCTCCGTCTCGCAGGCCGTCCTCGATCTCAAGGCCCTCCATCACGCCCGGGCCGCCTCCCAGGAGCTGCGCGCCGCTGAACACGAGGAGCGCAACACACGCGAGCTGGTTGTGCTGGCCTGCGCGGGGCTGTACCTGGAGACGGTGGCGGGGGAGAGCCGCATCGACGCCACTCGGGCCCAGCTCGATACGGCCGAGGCCCTGCTTGCGCTGGCTCGCGACCGCAAGACGGCGGGCCTGGCC harbors:
- a CDS encoding SET domain-containing protein-lysine N-methyltransferase, whose translation is MTSWFNPKTEKRVSHIQGRGLFARDAIAAGEIVAVKGGSIMDRSTLAVVGSEIAAAEIQVEDNLFIAPRTAVEREANMLYLNHSCAPNVGVRGQITFVAMRDVSPGSELTIDYAMIDGDPSERMVCSCGTRGCRKVITGEDWRLPELQRRYAGYFSRYIEDRVAVDAGGQTTS
- a CDS encoding DinB family protein is translated as MGSIEGEYRRYKKLGETAMEQLTDEQLSLANTVAGNSIATLVWHISGNLASRFTDFLESDGEKPWRDRDEEFLHRTVPRAELLAKWEKGWAILLQSLAQLDDERLHAPVKIRGVPLSVHEALHRSLAHTSYHVGQIVFLAKALRGADWRYLTIPPGGSAAYNENPFAEKPPRPSP
- a CDS encoding DUF3303 family protein, encoding MIFMVIENFRSGQAPEVYRRFRDRGRMAPGGVGYVSSWVDLGFRRCFQVMEADSEALLRAWTAQWEDLIEFEIIPVRTSVEAARAIAPEL
- a CDS encoding TetR/AcrR family transcriptional regulator; its protein translation is MGALRKSKTKRDVVTEFRHGEILEAARRVFARRGFTEASVEAIAQEAGLAKGTVYLYYASKRALYWAALRHGLLGLGEELARRVAAAESLREKIRAFVDTKVSYFEEHRDFVQIYYAEFANAVAHPCAPLRDFRDFYLQQVGILKAEIREAVRKRAIGRVSEEAAAFAIFDLTRGVIMRRMLGWSRSRPKEDIDFVVDLAWRGLAPR
- a CDS encoding TolC family protein translates to MKYRLAVLSAVVLVPPAAIAQQGVPPSVFQGGVPTGEATSDELSLSISDAVERGLHYNLGLILGREDVRAAQGARGEARADLLPQVRAGLLETRQKINLASFGFTGFPGLPEIVGPFNVFDARASVSQAVLDLKALHHARAASQELRAAEHEERNTRELVVLACAGLYLETVAGESRIDATRAQLDTAEALLALARDRKTAGLATGLDALRAEVQMQAQRQRLLVAEEEAAKDKLALARALGLPLGQRFRLTDPMPLATLPPLSPEEAVARAWRERPDLKAAQARVEAAEAQRRSALGEGLPSLAVNADYG